CGATCAAGCCTCGTCCTTTTCTTCCGCCGTCAGACGGCGCTTGGACCAGGCGGCCAGCAGGAACAGCGCGGCGGCGGCGGCCACCACGGCGGCGATCTGCCAGGGGCCGGGGTCCTGTATGGCGCTTTTCACCCTGCCAGCGAAGGTGGTGAACAGGACCACCCCGGGCAGCAGGCCCAAAGCGGTGCCCAGGGCGAAGTCGCGGAAGCTGATGTGCGAGGCCCCGGCCACCAGGTTGACCACCGTGAAGGGGGCCACCGGCAGGTTGCGCATGATGGCTACGTTGATGATGCCGTGTTCGGCCAGCCGGCGGCTCAGTTCGTTGAGGCCGTCGCCGGCCAGCCGCTCCACCGCCTCGCGCCCCAGCAGGCGGCCGATCCAATAGAAGGCCACCGCGCTTAGCAGGCAGCCGCCTAGGGCATAGAGCGGGCTGAGCCAGGGGCTGAAGACCAGGCCGGTGGCCAGCATGAGCAGAGTCACCGGCAGCATCACCGCCCCGCCCAGTAAAAAGGCCCCCAGCACCAAAAGCACCCCGGTGGCGCCGTGACTGAACCGGTAGGCCCAGGAGGCCAGGGCCGAGGCGTCGAGCACCCCGGACAGGGGGCCCCAGCGCCAAGCCACGGCCAGGCCTCCCAGTACCAGCAGGAGAATCAGCAGGCCGACCAGCTTGCCTTTGGAGGCCAGGCGGGTCTCGTCGGGCAAGAACTTCTTGGCCAGGCTCTTGGCCTCGATGGGCTTTTCCGGGTCCAGGAGGTCCCTGTCCATCAGCTCGGGGTCCAGCCACTCGGGCGGATGCTCGTCCAGCTCCCGCAGGCTGCGCCCCGGGCCACGCAGGGATTCCACCGCCGCTATCAAGGAGCCCTTTTCCCGCACCGCCACGCCCACGTCCTCGGGGGCCACGTCCAGGTGCTCGCCCAACAGGCGGTCTCGGAGGGCGGCAATACCCGAGGCCGTCTTTGGGTCGCCGGCCTCGATCGCCAGGTCGCACTCGGTGTCCAGGCCCATGGAGCGGTTGGAGGCGTTGGCCGAGCCCACCTTCAAAAGCTGATGGTCCACGATCAGCACCTTGGAATGCACATTGACGAACTCTCCCTCGCCCAGTCCGGGGACGTGGGGATAGTAGACTTTCAGGCGACCATGCTGGTCCGCCTCGCGCAGTCTTCTCAGCAGGCGGATGCGCAGGGCGTGCATGGTGCTTTCCTCCAGCCAGCCCACCGCCCGCCGGGGGAGGATCAATATCACCTCGGGCCCCTCGGCCTCGCGCAGACGCTCGGCCAGGCCCTGGCCTATTTTCCAGGAGGTGAGGTACTGGTTCTCGAGGAATATGAAGTGCTGGGCCGAGGCGATGGCGTCGAGATGAAGCCGCTCCACTTCGCGGATTTCAGGCTCGCCGTCATAGGCCGGCAGGGTCCGCGCCAGGGCTACCTCGATATCGTGAAAAGCGGGCGCGACCTCCCCGGGCCAAGGGTCGGCCCCGGCTTCGGGCGGCGCGGAGAGTTCCTCGCCCTGCGATCTTTGCCAGCGCCAGCGGAAGAGCTCACCTAGGCAGGCGGCCGCCGGGCCCTGCACCATGGCCTGCACGTCGTGGAAGGGGCCATAGTTTTTCCCCCTGGAATTGATCCGCCTCGTGTCCTCGGGAGAGTGCTCGTGAGTGTCCCAGCGGTTGCGGGCCAGATCGAATCCGCCCAGCAGGGCCAGCTCGTCGTCGACCACGATCACCTTTTGGTGGTGCGAGGCTCCCAAAGGGTGCTTGCCGTCCATGGCGAACCTCACCCCGCCGTCGGTGCGCCAGCCTAGATGGAAGATTGGTAGGAACTCACGCTCCAGGGCGTAGATCATGGCGAAGTCCCAGTTGAGGATGTAAACCCGCAACTGGGGACGTTTCTCGCTCAACCGGCTGAGGAACTCGCCCAAATAAAGGGGAGGCTCGTCGTGGCCCCGGTTTAGATGCAGCTTGCTGTCGATGTCCCAACTGAGGACGTAAAGGCTATGCTGGGCTTGTTGTGCCACCTGAACAAGGGCGTCAAAAAACTCCTCACCGTCCACCAACACGGCCAGGCGTTGGGCGCGTGCCAAGCGCCAAGCATTGCGGCCGGATTGCAGGATAGGGCCGCCTTCGGACCGGCCGTGGCGCTTGGCGCTTTCCCGCGGCGTCAAGGAGGAAGAATCTCGCTGGAACGTATCGTTGTCCATGAGGAAGCGCGGTTCAGTGCCTGCGGGCGGCGTTGGACAGTGATTCTAACATCTTAATAATAGCCTAAACCAATAGAGGTTGTCTCGCCAGTCCACATCTAACGAAGCCCCGTACACCCCACCATCATCATTAGGCAGATGACTTCTGGCCGATGCCAGGTCTTATTTGTATCCCGAATCATGAGCAATAGGTACTTACTGTCAATCGGCATTGAAAATTGATCCAGGATAGGCGTCGAATGCTGACCCACCTCCGTACGCAATGGTTTGGCCTCCTTTGGGGGCTTTGGTGTTTGAGGTTCTAAGTCAGTACCTGCTCTTGAACCTACGGCTTTCGTAGCCGTTTTCGATGATGCCGCAGTGGTGGGTCAGGCGATCCAAGAGTGCGGTGGTCATCTTGGCGCTGTGGAGGATGCCTGGCTGAGGACGGGTCAATTTTGGACGCCAATTACTGCCAAAACTGGGTCATTTTTGCATGCCGATTCACAGCCATCACCTGCGTCTGACAGAATTCAGGATGCCAGACGGCTGCCAGACGCAAAACGGGCACTTGCAACATGCAAGTGCCCGTTTTATGGTTCTATGTGTGGTGCCGTCGGCCGGATTTGAACCGGCACGGGTCGCCCCACCGCCCCCTCAAGACGGCGTGTCTACCAAATTCCACCACGACGGCACTTGGAAAATCATCGTATGCCCCGCTAGCCTTACTTGGTGGCCGGAGCCGGGGTCTTGGGGGCTGGGGCCGGAGCAGCCGGAGCGGCCTGCTTGGCCGGAGCGGCCATGGGGGCCGCGGCCTTGCCCGTGCCCTCCATGACGGAAGAGGGCGCGCCCTGATGGCCTAGGATGGCCAGGCCCAGGGAGGTGAGCATGAACACGATGGCCACCACGGTGGTCAGTTTGCTCAGGAAAGTGGCCGCGCCGGCGCTGCCGAAGACGGTCTGGGAAGACCCGCCGAAAGCCGCGCCGATGGAGGCGCCCTTGCCGGTCTGCAAGAGGACCACCAGGACCAGGGTTACGCTGGACAGGAGATGAATGATCAGGGTAATGGTGTCCATGAACTCGAGTTTCTTCCAGTTAGGCCGCCTGGATAATCCCCAGAAAGCTTTCGGCGGACAAGGAGGCCCCGCCTACCAGGGCTCCGTCCACCTCGGGTTGATTCAACAAGCCGGCCGCGTTGGACGACTTGACACTACCTCCATACAGGATTCTGGTGGAGTTCGCAACGTCTTTGTTAAATCGGGCCCCTAGCCATGCCCGAATATAGGCGTGCGCCTCGTTGGCCTGCTCGTTGGAGGCGGTCAAACCGGTGCCGATGGCCCACACCGGCTCATAGGCGATAGTGATCTTGTTGGCGTGTCCCGGCATGAACCCGGCCAGGGCCCCGGCCAGTTGGCTCTCCAAAACGCCTTCGGTCTGGCCGCTCTCGCGCTCGGCCTGGGTCTCGCCCACGCAGAGGATGGGCAACAGCCCGGCCCGCAGCGCGGCCTCCATGCGCAGGCGGCAGGTGCGCTCGGTCTCGCCGAAGTACTGTCGCCGCTCGCTGTGGCCCACCAGCACGTAGCGCGCCCCGGCCGCTTTGAGGAAAGGCCCGCTTACCTCGCCGGTGTAGGCGCCCTCGTCCTCCCAGAAGAGGTTCTGGCCGCCCACCAGCACCGGGCTGGAGCTCAGACTCAGCGCCACGGGCTCCAGGGCCAAAAAGCCCGGGATCACCAGCACATCCAGGTCGTCGCGCACCAGGCCGGAGGCGATATCCCCGGCCAGGGTAACCGCCTCTTCCACGGTCTTGTTGAGCTTCCAGTTGCCGGCAATGAGCAGTCTGCGCGCCATTAGGTCCTTCTCCCTGTGTCTAGTGGGCCGAGCCGCCGTTTTCCAGGCCGGTGTAGCCGCCCAGGGCCTCCACCGCGGGCAACACCTCGCCGGTGAGGAGCGCCAGGAAGGCGCCGCCGCCGGTGGAGATGTAGCTGATGTTCTCGATCTCCCCGGCGTTACTCACCGCCACGTCGGTGTCGCCGCCGCCGATGATGGTCATGGCGTAGGTCTGGGCCACTGTGGAGACCATGTTGTAGGTGCCGCGCGAGAAGGCGTCCATCTCAAAGGCGCCCATGGGCCCGTTCCAGATGATGGTCTTGCAGTCGCGCAAGGCCTCGCGGTAGAGCAGGCTGGTGGCCGGCCCTATGTCCATGATCATCCATTCCTTGGGCACGTCCAACACGGTGACCAGCTTGGTCTCGGCGTGGCGGTCGAAGCGGTCGGCCACCACGCAGTCCACCGGGATGTAAACCTTCACCCCGGCGGCCTTGGCGTTTTTTAAGAGCACGTTGGCCACGGGCACCAGCTCGGGCTCGTGCAGGCTCTTGCCCACGTCGATGCCCACGCTCATCAGGAAGGTGTTGGCCATGGCCCCGCCGATGACGATCTTGTCCGCGTGCTCCAGGAGGTTCTCCAGGGCCGGGAGCTTGGTCATGGCCTTGGCCCCGCCCAGGACCGCCGCCAGGGGCCGGGCCGGGTCCAGCATGGCCCGCCGGAAGTAGTCCAGCTCCTTCTTCATGGTGAAGCCGGCCACGCTGATGGGGGCGTAGTTCACCACGGCTACCACCGAGGCGTTCTCGCGGTGAGCCACCGCAAAGGCGTCATCCACGTACACGTCGCAGAGCTTGCCCAGGGCCTGGCCGAACTCGGGTTCGTTGTCGGTCTCGCCCTTGTGGAAGCGCAGGTTCTCCAGCATCACCACCTGGCCGGGCTTCATCTGCTCGATGAGCTTCTCCACCTCGGGGCCCACGCAGTCCGGGGCCATGGTGACCTCTTTTTTGAGCAAACGGCCCAGGCGGCGGGCCACCGGAGCCATGGAGAACTCCTCGGCAGGCTTACCCTTGGGACGGCCCATGTGGCTGGCCACGATGACCTTGGCGTCCTCGTCCAGGGCGTAGTTGATGGTGGGCAAGGCGGCCCGGATGCGGTTGTCGTCGGTTATGTTGCCTTCCGCGTCCAAAGGCACGTTGAAGTCAACCCGGATCAGCACCCGTTTGCCGGCGAGATCGACCTGATTTATGTATTGCAACTGACTACCCTTCTCCCAAGGGGAACGCGGCGGCGCGGGGGCCCCTCAACCCCCTCGCCGCCCGTTATTGGCTCTCCCTGGCCGGCGGAATCATGCCCGGGCCGGCCTACATGCTCCTGGCGACCAGGGCCGCCAGATCCACCAGACGGGCGGCGTACCCCATCTCGTTGTCGTACCAGGCCAGCACCTTGACCATGCGTCCGCCGATGACCTGGGTCAGGGGGGCGTCCACCACCGAAGAGTAGGGGCTGCCCGTGTAATCTATGGAAACCAAAGGTATTTCCGTTACCATCAGGACGCCCTTCATGGGGCCGTCCGCTGCCTCCTTGAGCGCGTCGTTCACCTCGGCCACGGTCACGTCCTTGGCCAGGCGGCAGGTCAGGTCCACCAGGGACACGTCCGGGGTGGGCACCCGGATGGCGAAGCCGTCCAGCTTGCCTTCCATCTCGGGCAGCACCAAGGTAACCGCCTTGGCCGCGCCGGTGGTGGTGGGGATCATGCTCAGGGCCGCGGCCCGCGCCCGCCGGATGTCCT
This region of Desulfarculaceae bacterium genomic DNA includes:
- a CDS encoding phosphoglycerate kinase — protein: MQYINQVDLAGKRVLIRVDFNVPLDAEGNITDDNRIRAALPTINYALDEDAKVIVASHMGRPKGKPAEEFSMAPVARRLGRLLKKEVTMAPDCVGPEVEKLIEQMKPGQVVMLENLRFHKGETDNEPEFGQALGKLCDVYVDDAFAVAHRENASVVAVVNYAPISVAGFTMKKELDYFRRAMLDPARPLAAVLGGAKAMTKLPALENLLEHADKIVIGGAMANTFLMSVGIDVGKSLHEPELVPVANVLLKNAKAAGVKVYIPVDCVVADRFDRHAETKLVTVLDVPKEWMIMDIGPATSLLYREALRDCKTIIWNGPMGAFEMDAFSRGTYNMVSTVAQTYAMTIIGGGDTDVAVSNAGEIENISYISTGGGAFLALLTGEVLPAVEALGGYTGLENGGSAH
- the tpiA gene encoding triose-phosphate isomerase — translated: MARRLLIAGNWKLNKTVEEAVTLAGDIASGLVRDDLDVLVIPGFLALEPVALSLSSSPVLVGGQNLFWEDEGAYTGEVSGPFLKAAGARYVLVGHSERRQYFGETERTCRLRMEAALRAGLLPILCVGETQAERESGQTEGVLESQLAGALAGFMPGHANKITIAYEPVWAIGTGLTASNEQANEAHAYIRAWLGARFNKDVANSTRILYGGSVKSSNAAGLLNQPEVDGALVGGASLSAESFLGIIQAA
- the secG gene encoding preprotein translocase subunit SecG produces the protein MDTITLIIHLLSSVTLVLVVLLQTGKGASIGAAFGGSSQTVFGSAGAATFLSKLTTVVAIVFMLTSLGLAILGHQGAPSSVMEGTGKAAAPMAAPAKQAAPAAPAPAPKTPAPATK
- a CDS encoding VTT domain-containing protein; translation: MARAQRLAVLVDGEEFFDALVQVAQQAQHSLYVLSWDIDSKLHLNRGHDEPPLYLGEFLSRLSEKRPQLRVYILNWDFAMIYALEREFLPIFHLGWRTDGGVRFAMDGKHPLGASHHQKVIVVDDELALLGGFDLARNRWDTHEHSPEDTRRINSRGKNYGPFHDVQAMVQGPAAACLGELFRWRWQRSQGEELSAPPEAGADPWPGEVAPAFHDIEVALARTLPAYDGEPEIREVERLHLDAIASAQHFIFLENQYLTSWKIGQGLAERLREAEGPEVILILPRRAVGWLEESTMHALRIRLLRRLREADQHGRLKVYYPHVPGLGEGEFVNVHSKVLIVDHQLLKVGSANASNRSMGLDTECDLAIEAGDPKTASGIAALRDRLLGEHLDVAPEDVGVAVREKGSLIAAVESLRGPGRSLRELDEHPPEWLDPELMDRDLLDPEKPIEAKSLAKKFLPDETRLASKGKLVGLLILLLVLGGLAVAWRWGPLSGVLDASALASWAYRFSHGATGVLLVLGAFLLGGAVMLPVTLLMLATGLVFSPWLSPLYALGGCLLSAVAFYWIGRLLGREAVERLAGDGLNELSRRLAEHGIINVAIMRNLPVAPFTVVNLVAGASHISFRDFALGTALGLLPGVVLFTTFAGRVKSAIQDPGPWQIAAVVAAAAALFLLAAWSKRRLTAEEKDEA